AGCAGCGGCGCAACAGAGAGCACGGTCATGTTGGGCAGATAGAGCTCTTTCTTGATTGGCAGTGTGTTGGTAAAGATGATCTTTTTCAGGTCTACAGATTGCAGGCGCTCGCGTGATTTTTCACTGAAGAACGCATGGGTAAATGCAACGGAGACATCCAGCGCGCCGTGTTCTTTCACCACATTGAAGGCGCTCACAATCGAACCCGCCGTATTCACTTCATCGTCGACGAGCAGCACATTCTTATCGCGGACATCACCAATCAGGGACATCGCGATTGCTTTTTCGTCATTGCCAACGCGGCGTTTTTCCACAATCGCAACCGGCACGCCTAATGCCTCGCCCCAGTTACGCGCTTCTTTTACAAAGCCGAGGTCAGTCGCCACAACGACGAGGTTGTCCCAATTCAGGCTCTTTACGTAATCACTCAACAGATGGAAAGCGCTGAGCGCATCGCCGGGGATATTGAAAAAGCCCTGGATTTGCCCCGCGTGCAGGTCCACCGTGATATAGCGATCAACGCCTGCGGTTTCGATGATATTCGCCATCAGACGAGCCGTAATCGGTACGCGCGGCTGGTCCTTCTTATCTGAGCGTGAATAGCTCAGGTAGGGCACCACCAGGTTGATCCGCCAGGCAGAATCCCGCTTGAGCGCATCAATCATAATCAGTGATTCCATGATATTCTCATGAATCGGCGAAGCCATCGTCTGGATCAGATACACATCCCGGCCACGAACGCTCTCATTCAACTTGACGAAGATATTTTCGTTGGAGAATACGGTGCGCTCATAATGCCCAACCTGGATGTCTTCATAGCCGGGGCGCTGCCCGATATAGCTACAGACTTCTTCCCCCAGGGCCGGGTGTGCAGACCCGCTGAATATCTTCATTTTACCGAAGCGCATCCGCGATGTACGTTCTTCATACGCGTTTGCACTTTCGATCTTCGTACCTGGAATTTTCTCAGTCACACTGCCGCTCCTCAGTTCCTATTACGTGGATTTCATCACAAAAGTTCCGTCATCAACATACGGATGTCGTAAAAAACTTAGAATTATTTCGTTCGGTGTGGGTGATCGATTTGATCGACTATTGAGTAGGCCATCGATGTTCTTAAACATTGTGTGTGCCTATCCGCCAGAAGCGCCAATTCTAACATAGATTGTGGAGCTTGCTCAGTGACGTGAGTACCACTTATAGCCGTGTTTTTAGACCAATGACCGTGTATCTCAAAACATCTCACAAAGCAACTGATACCGCTGCGCTTTATGCCCTTTCCGATGCTGCGACGCACGCCTCTACGATCATTTTGTCGTTTTTGTTTTATAGTCTGCTTGGCAAAAGAGAGGTTGTAGATGAGAAGAGCGAGCGCTTCCCAGGGCAAAAATCCCTCAAAAACAACTCGTATACAGTGGAAACCGCCGACGGAACGCTTTTCAACGGCTGATCACCCATGTATCAGACGAAAATTGCATGTATCTTAAAGGTGTAGTTTACAGGGTATGATAAAATTACAATATCGTTTCAATGGGTCAATCAGCAGGCAGCATCATGGTTGATCAACACCCTAACGCAATGGCGATTAAGTTCTTACGAGCAGCCACATGACAGAGACAACATTTCGCCCAGGAACACCCCTGGCCCCCTCACGTACCTTGAGCGCCAATAGAACCCATATCTGGCGGTGGCTGGTAACGGGCATCGCGGGTTTGACGATGGTGCTATTCGTCGCGTACTTCATCATGGCCATCAATTTTTACAACCGGCCATTTACCGGCGCTTTTTATTCTTACACCATGACGGCCAATGCCTCCAGCGCTGCCACATATCAGGAATGGCCTGCTTTGTACGCCGGATTGGAGCATCTCGACTGGATCACCGGCCTCAATGGTCAGCCACTCGCTGAAGACCCAACGGATTACCTCAGTGCGCGCACGACTTTTTACAATTTGCTG
The Phototrophicus methaneseepsis DNA segment above includes these coding regions:
- a CDS encoding ribose-phosphate diphosphokinase, with the protein product MTEKIPGTKIESANAYEERTSRMRFGKMKIFSGSAHPALGEEVCSYIGQRPGYEDIQVGHYERTVFSNENIFVKLNESVRGRDVYLIQTMASPIHENIMESLIMIDALKRDSAWRINLVVPYLSYSRSDKKDQPRVPITARLMANIIETAGVDRYITVDLHAGQIQGFFNIPGDALSAFHLLSDYVKSLNWDNLVVVATDLGFVKEARNWGEALGVPVAIVEKRRVGNDEKAIAMSLIGDVRDKNVLLVDDEVNTAGSIVSAFNVVKEHGALDVSVAFTHAFFSEKSRERLQSVDLKKIIFTNTLPIKKELYLPNMTVLSVAPLLAEVIIRAHEGRSVGELFDE